The Myxosarcina sp. GI1 nucleotide sequence GACGCAGAAGGTAAGATTCTAGAACAAAACGACGATATCAGCGACGATAACAGCAACTCGCGATTGCGCGTTACCCTGCCCGACAAGGGAGTATATCAGGTAATTGTCAACGCCTACGATGAAGGCGGAACGGGTAGTTATGTTTTAACTATAAGTCGATGAGCTAAATTATGCTGTACGATTTTCTCTATTTGTCAATTATCCTCCAAATAAAGCTCCGATCGCTTTACCCATATTTTCGGGCTGCATAGCGGCAGTAGCGGCAGTAGGTTCGTAGCCGCAGTGAACCATGCAGTCAGCACATTTAGGGTTGCCGCTGGCTTTGCCGTAGTTATCCCACTTGGTCTTGCTAATTAATTCTTTGTAGCTAGAATAATGTCCTTCATTGAGTAAATAACAAGGTTTTTGCCAGCCCAAAACGCTGTAGCTAGGACTGCCCCAGGGAGTACAGTCAAAGTCTTTATCACCCATTAAAAACTCTAAAAATAAGGGATTGTGGTTAAAATTCCACTTTTTACGCCCCGATTTCCAGGGAGAGAGAATTTCTTTAAATAAAGCTTTGGTTTGTTCCCTTTTGAGGAAGCTTTCCTGGTCTGGTGCCCATTCGTAGCTATAGCCAGGAGAAACCATCATGCCGTCGAGGTTGAGGCTTTCGAGGAAATCAAAAAATTTCTGCATCTTGGCAGGATCGGCACCTTCAAATACGGTGGTGTTGGTAGTAACCCGAAACCCCTGCTGTTTGGCAACGCGAATTGCCGCGATCGCTTTATCGAATACTCCCTGGCGATCGACGCATTTATCGTGTTGTTCTCGCAAGCCGTCTAAATGAACGCTAAAAGTCAGATAGGGAGAAGGGGTAAATTTATGCAGGCTTTTTTCTAACAGCAAGCCGTTGGTGCAGAGATAGACAAACTTTTTCCGCGCTACCAAACCCCTAACAATTTCATCAATTTGGGGATGTAGCAGGGGTTCG carries:
- the hpnH gene encoding adenosyl-hopene transferase HpnH — encoded protein: MAIQLQQAITVGKYLVTQRLLGRKHFPLVLMLEPLFRCNLACSGCGKIQHPTEILKQNLTPEQCFAAVEECGAPVVSIPGGEPLLHPQIDEIVRGLVARKKFVYLCTNGLLLEKSLHKFTPSPYLTFSVHLDGLREQHDKCVDRQGVFDKAIAAIRVAKQQGFRVTTNTTVFEGADPAKMQKFFDFLESLNLDGMMVSPGYSYEWAPDQESFLKREQTKALFKEILSPWKSGRKKWNFNHNPLFLEFLMGDKDFDCTPWGSPSYSVLGWQKPCYLLNEGHYSSYKELISKTKWDNYGKASGNPKCADCMVHCGYEPTAATAAMQPENMGKAIGALFGG